The Leptospira andrefontaineae genome has a segment encoding these proteins:
- a CDS encoding DNA polymerase domain-containing protein — MDTFEGYIFDVYSLEETIFVWIKGENETKLFTDAFYPSIYIVGDPRYEKSFLKRLSDLNAILGTPERVVKISFYANKPREVLKITLSKPSVLRRIYQKLFAFYGKLEIFHSDLEITNAYMLERNIFPIAQVKVQHDQGKILTIQCLSNIQDCNYEIPDFSKLQIFFKHNHRIGYSQLNPLVFSNEDGLYIEVFENTAKKLLNRINEILTNLDPDIILSAYGDQAILPFLFALSEKTRVRLLFDRDKNAIQRKIVTKGTTFETYGQVIYKAPSYPLFGRLHIDSSNSFVFKESFLLGILELARLSRLPIQRMARASTGTALTCIETDVAIRKNYLVPWQKAAIERPKTAYELLQVDKGGLVYLPDTSSSVRENVAQLDFAQMYPSIMAKYNISPECVNCPCCESEQERLLVPETSYHICKKRRGVVSDALEDILIRRKFYKTKLEEKSDQSSVYDARQNALKWMLVTSFGYLGYRNAKFGRLESHESVTAIGREVLLLAKEIAEDNGYVFLHAITDSLFIAKPDSGKFTEEELRRLCTQITKKTKIEMKIEGVYDWLIFPASKQDPEIGVVNRYFGKFSSGEIKIRGVFVRRKDMPLFVKSFQTQVLEIMSTASIKHDLLSRKEEIERLYEFFVSQLRSGNVAVSDLFLRRSISKSREEYVANNASSETLDLLSSIGIQVEPGEKVKYLVSQGPGLRRKYIPEETVLSSPSPLNVHYEFYRELLIQAMEELLEHIQPPEYFEALRENQLIFKFHEAM, encoded by the coding sequence ATGGATACGTTTGAAGGATACATCTTCGACGTATATTCGTTAGAAGAAACGATCTTCGTGTGGATAAAAGGTGAAAATGAAACGAAGTTATTTACGGACGCTTTCTATCCTTCAATTTACATTGTAGGTGATCCAAGGTACGAAAAATCATTTTTAAAAAGACTATCCGATCTAAACGCAATTTTAGGGACGCCTGAGAGAGTAGTAAAAATATCTTTTTATGCAAACAAACCGCGTGAAGTGTTAAAAATTACCTTATCCAAGCCTTCAGTCCTCAGGAGAATTTATCAAAAACTTTTCGCATTCTACGGAAAGTTAGAAATCTTCCATTCGGATTTAGAAATCACGAACGCATATATGCTGGAACGTAATATTTTTCCAATCGCGCAAGTTAAAGTACAACACGATCAAGGAAAAATCCTTACCATTCAATGCCTTTCCAACATACAAGATTGCAATTACGAAATTCCAGATTTCTCAAAGTTACAGATTTTCTTTAAACACAATCATAGAATAGGATACTCCCAGCTAAACCCCCTCGTTTTCTCCAATGAAGACGGTTTGTATATCGAAGTTTTCGAAAACACGGCTAAAAAATTACTAAATCGAATTAATGAAATTTTAACTAATCTGGATCCGGATATAATTCTAAGCGCTTACGGCGATCAAGCCATTCTCCCATTTCTATTTGCCCTTTCTGAAAAAACGCGAGTACGCCTTCTATTTGATCGGGACAAAAACGCGATTCAAAGAAAAATCGTTACAAAAGGGACTACCTTTGAAACCTACGGACAAGTTATTTATAAAGCTCCGTCCTATCCTCTTTTTGGCAGGCTACATATCGATAGTTCAAATAGTTTTGTTTTTAAAGAAAGCTTCCTCCTCGGTATTCTAGAACTTGCGAGACTTTCTCGTCTTCCTATTCAGAGAATGGCGCGAGCTAGTACAGGTACAGCTTTAACCTGTATTGAAACAGATGTGGCTATTCGTAAAAATTATTTGGTCCCATGGCAAAAAGCGGCGATCGAACGACCAAAGACCGCCTATGAATTATTGCAAGTAGACAAAGGCGGGTTAGTCTATCTGCCAGATACGTCTAGTTCGGTACGCGAGAATGTAGCACAACTGGACTTTGCTCAAATGTATCCTTCGATCATGGCGAAATACAATATTTCTCCGGAGTGCGTAAACTGCCCCTGTTGCGAATCCGAACAGGAAAGATTGTTAGTTCCAGAAACCTCCTACCATATTTGCAAAAAACGCCGAGGTGTTGTGTCTGACGCATTGGAGGATATACTTATTCGCAGAAAGTTTTATAAAACAAAATTGGAAGAGAAATCAGATCAATCCTCAGTCTATGATGCTCGGCAGAATGCTTTAAAATGGATGCTCGTAACGTCTTTTGGTTACCTTGGTTATCGTAACGCGAAATTTGGCCGATTAGAATCGCATGAGTCAGTAACAGCGATCGGACGTGAAGTCTTACTTTTAGCTAAAGAAATCGCCGAAGACAACGGTTATGTTTTTCTTCACGCAATTACAGATTCGCTATTTATAGCAAAACCCGATTCAGGAAAATTTACCGAAGAAGAGCTCCGGAGGTTATGTACCCAAATTACTAAGAAAACAAAAATCGAAATGAAAATCGAAGGAGTTTATGATTGGCTTATCTTCCCTGCATCAAAGCAAGATCCCGAAATTGGAGTAGTTAATCGCTACTTTGGTAAATTTTCTTCAGGCGAAATAAAAATTCGAGGAGTGTTCGTTCGCAGAAAAGATATGCCACTGTTCGTAAAATCTTTTCAAACGCAAGTATTAGAAATAATGAGCACGGCATCGATCAAGCATGACCTACTTTCAAGGAAGGAAGAAATTGAACGACTATACGAATTTTTTGTCTCGCAACTTCGATCCGGAAACGTCGCAGTTTCTGACCTATTCCTAAGACGGAGTATTTCAAAAAGTCGGGAAGAATATGTCGCGAATAATGCTTCTTCCGAGACCCTTGACCTCTTATCTTCGATAGGGATCCAAGTGGAACCAGGAGAAAAGGTAAAGTATTTAGTTAGTCAAGGGCCTGGTTTAAGGAGAAAATATATTCCTGAAGAAACAGTCCTCTCCTCACCTTCACCTCTGAATGTACATTATGAATTCTATAGAGAATTGCTTATCCAGGCGATGGAAGAACTCTTAGAGCATATTCAGCCTCCAGAATATTTTGAAGCTCTTCGTGAAAATCAATTGATCTTTAAATTTCACGAGGCAATGTAA